The Coffea arabica cultivar ET-39 chromosome 9c, Coffea Arabica ET-39 HiFi, whole genome shotgun sequence nucleotide sequence ggTCTAAATCAGCATGCCTCTCCAGGATGACAATTGAGAGGACCAGCATCCGAAGTCAAAGAAGGAACCAAGAATCCTGAAGCAACAGAAAATAATTGAGACGCAGAATAAAGAGGAGAGCAGCTTCCCAGTCCAGATTGAACAAAGTAAGCCCCATTAAGAAAGACATCCTTAGAGGTTCTCCATTTCCAATTCTTCCAAACTCCTGGACCCCCTTCAATGTCTCTTTTGGTAACCTATCAAAATAATTGCACAAcagattgcatcatttttttAGTAGATGTATTCATACAGAGCTACTTACGAAATTGGGGAGCTAGACTTTTCTGCACCTGTTTAGAGTCGGGATTTTTTGAAGCTATAAAGTAATTTCCGTTGCTTAATATTGTTGGATTTGAGCTTCCACCAATTGCATACATAAGCCACTGGTCATACCTATTGTTTGCTACATGAGCATAGCCGTACCTAACCCTGAAATCAAGCAATGGGTCCAAGAAATTGAATCAGTTCTCAAACATGCAATGATTGACTAATCCATTTAAATGCTTTTAGAAGACTTCGAATTGATGGATGGCTGGAACTCGTCTACCTTGGCATCCTTTGGACTAATCCAGGACCAAAATGGTTGAATGCCACTGTCACCTTCATAACTTTGTCTGCAGTATAGCCATCTTGATGCCCAAGCAGCATCACCTGAAATTCATCCAGACGACAACATCTCActcatcgatgatcaattaatGAAATTCCATTTTCGAAGTGTATGCTAAAGAATTTTTAGTGAGAATGGCCCCATTCTTTTTTGGTGGAAATGGCAAGCTACTGGACTCCCTAGCATAGACTTTCCCATTCTCAGACTTTTCATCATATACTTAACatgatattttaattcctttcatgCCAGCTAAAGTACTTAAATAGAAAaggcaaaaagaaaatcatgataAAAGATGTTCTTGATCACCTTGTCATGCTGAGTGAAGTAATTGTTTGAGACAGTAATGGAAGTTGATGCATGGATTATGTCAATAAGACCATCGGTGCAACGAGCCAAATAGCAGTGGTCAATCCAAATATTAGAAGATGCAAATACAGCAATTGCATCTCCATCAGAACCCGTTCTCTCTCCAACATGATTCAGACTACTTCGGACCATACCACGTTTTCCAGGTTTACAGTCGTGTATGCTGATCCCATGAATAATAACATGGCTGACACCTTCAATAGTGATGCAAGGTCCATTGGCAATCTCAACTTTGACACCCCTTCCATCAATAGTCTTATAGCTGTTCACCATCAGCTCATTCTCCAGCTTGAGGACCATGTCTCTTTGGAAAATGATCCATAGGGGTTTATCTTGGGTAACGCCATATCGAAGTGTACCTGGTTTAGGATTTATTGGGTCATCGGACGTGTCAGTGACAACATATATGGCGCCGTTCTTCCCTCCTAAAGCAGCGTTTCCGAACCCTCTAGCACAATCAGCCAAGGCTTGTCGATTTGAAGCCCATTTTGGGTTCCATCTCCAACAAGAATCAATTATGTTCATGGCTTTCTTTTGGGGATAATATGGACTTATGGGATTAAAATTTGTCGGAGTAGTTTTATATGGAGTGATATGAATTTTATGAGCTTGAAAGGTTGAAAAACAACAGATTAAGATCCATGAAAGCAGTAGCAAGAAACTAGAATTTGCCATGGCTGAGGTTAGAGATCGAATTTGGGAGATGGAAGGAGAACAAATAGCTAGCATGTCAACTGCGAAATGGTTAAGGAGGTGGTCACCATGTTTAGAGCATTCGTCAGGAAATGATTAATAAGTTGTTTAGGAGGATTTCGGCTTGATTTTCTAAAGCTTTAGATGAACGTGATGGCACGAGATATAAAGATAAGTTGACCTAGAGATTACGAAGCACTACTGCCTACTGCAACATCTTCAGGTACTCTAGCTAATTCAAAgccatttttattttgttcttttgtttaCTATCATAAAACCATGATGTAGTATATGACTGGAAGTGTTAATTCTGGGAAAGGTTTTGTGTAGCATGTCTAGTAGCAATAGATGTGCCACAGTACGCTCTTTTGAGATGCAGCAACGCAAAGAAAAATTAGTGAATCAAATGCAAAATACAACTCTAGTTTTCAAATTGGGCTGTAACAAGTACCAACACACTATTTTCTTGAGTGTTTAATTCATATTAAGTACTCAATGATTCGAGTCCGTTGCAGTATATGCATCAAGAACGCGAATGCGACAGGAGGAAATAATTTTATGGGGATAATTTGCATGTGATATTatatttgattcttggttgaAGCACGGACTTCTTAACCAATTCTCTTTGAATTCTATGGCTAGCTAAGCTGCTGTTTGCTTGCACCCTCAAATTAACATAACTGTAACTTTTGTTTTGACTCATGGTATATCACAGCCAAGAAAAGGCCTATAATTGATATGACTATTGATCTAAGTAATCGATTCAAAAATCAGCACGCCAGTCCAGGATAACATTTGAGGGGACCTGCATCCGATGTCAAAGAAGGAACCAAATCTCCTGA carries:
- the LOC113707713 gene encoding putative pectate lyase 2, whose amino-acid sequence is MANSSFLLLLSWILICCFSTFQAHKIHITPYKTTPTNFNPISPYYPQKKAMNIIDSCWRWNPKWASNRQALADCARGFGNAALGGKNGAIYVVTDTSDDPINPKPGTLRYGVTQDKPLWIIFQRDMVLKLENELMVNSYKTIDGRGVKVEIANGPCITIEGVSHVIIHGISIHDCKPGKRGMVRSSLNHVGERTGSDGDAIAVFASSNIWIDHCYLARCTDGLIDIIHASTSITVSNNYFTQHDKVMLLGHQDGYTADKVMKVTVAFNHFGPGLVQRMPRVRYGYAHVANNRYDQWLMYAIGGSSNPTILSNGNYFIASKNPDSKQVTKRDIEGGPGVWKNWKWRTSKDVFLNGAYFVQSGLGSCSPLYSASQLFSVASGFLVPSLTSDAGPLNCHPGEAC